A region of Mesorhizobium sp. M3A.F.Ca.ET.080.04.2.1 DNA encodes the following proteins:
- a CDS encoding MAPEG family protein, which yields MNQTAIFWPMLAHVLLVYIVYLVMLKRRYLAVQSGEAKLSQYKVRSTEPASSVTVANNLINQFELPVLFHVLCLALFVTNGVNYLTLVLMWLFIVTRYVHAWVHLNRNHVLHRSRAFFLGAGILLVAWIWFALHLLGVV from the coding sequence GTGAACCAAACCGCCATTTTCTGGCCGATGCTGGCGCATGTGCTGCTCGTCTACATCGTTTACCTGGTCATGCTGAAGCGGCGCTACCTCGCCGTGCAATCCGGCGAGGCCAAGCTCAGCCAGTACAAGGTCCGCTCCACCGAGCCGGCCTCGAGCGTCACCGTCGCCAACAACCTGATCAACCAGTTTGAACTGCCGGTTCTCTTCCACGTCCTGTGCCTGGCGCTCTTCGTCACCAACGGCGTCAACTACCTGACGCTGGTGCTGATGTGGCTTTTCATCGTCACGCGCTATGTCCATGCCTGGGTGCATCTCAACAGGAATCATGTGCTGCACCGCAGCCGCGCCTTCTTTCTCGGCGCCGGTATCCTCTTGGTGGCCTGGATCTGGTTCGCCCTGCACCTGCTTGGCGTGGTGTGA
- the guaB gene encoding IMP dehydrogenase, translated as MAKIIETSTGALALTFDDVLLQPGHSEVMPGETDIRTRIATDIDLNVPILSAAMDTVTEARLAIAMAQAGGIGVIHRNFSPAEQAEQVRQVKKFESGMVVNPVTIGPDATLADALALMRAHGISGIPVVENGGTGGHTVGRLVGILTNRDVRFASDPSQKVYELMTRENLITVKENVDQDEAKRLLHKHRIEKLVVVDRNGNCVGLITVKDIEKSQLNPHATKDSQGRLRAAAATSVGDDGFERAERLIDAGVDLLVIDTAHGHSQRVLDAVTRAKKLSNSVRILAGNVATAEGTQALIDAGADAVKVGIGPGSICTTRIVAGVGVPQLSAIMSAVETAEKAGVSVIADGGIKYSGDLAKALAAGASAAMIGSLLAGTDESPGEVYLHQGRSFKAYRGMGSVGAMARGSADRYFQAEVRDTLKLVPEGIEGQVPYKGPVAGVLHQLAGGLKAAMGYVGGRDLAEFRERATFVRISNAGLRESHAHDVTITRESPNYPGGL; from the coding sequence ATGGCAAAAATCATCGAGACGTCCACCGGCGCCCTGGCGCTGACCTTCGACGACGTGCTGTTGCAGCCCGGTCATTCCGAGGTCATGCCGGGCGAGACCGACATCCGCACCCGCATCGCCACCGACATCGACCTCAACGTGCCCATCCTGTCGGCCGCCATGGACACCGTGACCGAGGCGAGGCTCGCCATCGCCATGGCGCAGGCCGGCGGCATCGGCGTCATCCATCGCAATTTCTCGCCGGCCGAGCAGGCCGAGCAGGTCAGGCAGGTTAAGAAATTCGAGTCCGGCATGGTGGTGAACCCCGTCACCATCGGGCCTGATGCAACGCTTGCGGACGCGCTGGCGCTGATGCGCGCCCACGGCATTTCGGGCATTCCGGTGGTGGAGAACGGCGGAACCGGCGGCCACACGGTGGGCCGGCTGGTCGGCATTCTCACCAATCGCGACGTGCGCTTCGCCTCCGATCCTTCGCAGAAGGTCTATGAATTGATGACCCGTGAGAACCTGATCACGGTCAAGGAGAATGTCGACCAGGACGAGGCCAAGCGCCTGCTGCACAAGCATCGCATCGAGAAGCTGGTGGTGGTCGACAGGAACGGCAACTGCGTCGGCCTGATCACCGTCAAGGACATCGAGAAGTCGCAGCTCAACCCGCATGCCACCAAGGACTCGCAGGGGCGGCTGCGCGCAGCCGCCGCCACCAGCGTCGGCGATGACGGCTTCGAGCGCGCCGAGCGCCTGATCGATGCCGGCGTCGACCTTCTGGTCATCGACACCGCGCATGGCCACTCGCAACGCGTGCTGGACGCGGTGACGCGGGCAAAGAAGCTCTCCAATTCCGTGCGCATCCTGGCCGGCAACGTCGCCACTGCCGAGGGCACGCAGGCGCTGATCGACGCCGGCGCCGACGCCGTCAAGGTCGGCATCGGACCAGGCTCGATCTGCACCACCAGAATCGTTGCCGGCGTCGGCGTGCCGCAGCTGTCGGCGATCATGTCGGCGGTGGAGACGGCCGAGAAGGCGGGCGTCTCGGTGATCGCCGACGGCGGTATCAAATATTCGGGCGACCTCGCCAAGGCGCTCGCCGCCGGCGCAAGCGCCGCCATGATCGGCTCGCTGCTTGCCGGAACCGACGAGAGCCCGGGCGAGGTCTATCTGCATCAGGGCCGCTCGTTCAAAGCCTATCGCGGCATGGGTTCGGTCGGCGCCATGGCGCGCGGTTCGGCCGATCGCTACTTCCAGGCCGAGGTGCGCGACACCCTGAAACTCGTTCCGGAGGGCATTGAGGGGCAGGTCCCCTACAAAGGACCTGTGGCTGGCGTGTTGCACCAGCTTGCAGGCGGTCTGAAAGCCGCTATGGGTTATGTCGGTGGGCGCGATCTTGCCGAGTTCCGCGAACGCGCCACCTTTGTGCGCATATCAAACGCCGGACTTCGTGAAAGCCACGCCCATGACGTCACGATCACCCGCGAAAGCCCGAATTATCCGGGCGGACTTTGA
- a CDS encoding MFS transporter, whose translation MNRIIPLILAVALFMENMDSTVIATSLPAIAIDIHTSPIALKLALTAYLVSLAIFIPISGWMADRFGAKNVFRAAITVFIAGSVACAFSDSLPAFVVSRFLQGMGGAMMTPVGRLVLVRATPKSELVAAMSWLTVPALVGPLVGPPIGGFITTYFTWHWIFLINVPIGLLGIWLATRFLPETESTETPPLDFPGFVLSGLAASGIVFGLSVISLPALPPIAGFITVAVGVISGVLYLLHARRAKNPLLALELFRNQVFRSSVLGGSLFRVGIGAVPFLLPLMFQIGFGLTPFQSGMITFVSAIGAIGMKFVTALLFRLAGFRRVLIWGSLIAAGSIAIYGLFTPQTPYALMLAILLVGGFIRSMFFTGVNALSYAEVSAADTSKATPITAVFQQLSIALGVALAGGILEVSTSIHRGPLTLNDFHIAFVIVAAVSAAASLTFMRLAPDAGNAVSGHGRLTTPKTLEPAATAGK comes from the coding sequence TTGAACCGCATCATCCCGCTCATCCTGGCGGTCGCACTCTTCATGGAGAACATGGATTCGACCGTGATCGCGACCTCGCTGCCGGCGATTGCCATCGACATCCATACCAGCCCGATCGCGCTCAAGCTGGCGCTGACAGCCTATCTCGTGTCGCTGGCGATCTTCATTCCGATCAGCGGCTGGATGGCGGACCGGTTCGGGGCCAAGAATGTCTTTCGCGCCGCGATCACCGTCTTCATCGCCGGTTCGGTCGCTTGCGCATTCTCCGACTCGCTGCCAGCCTTTGTCGTGTCGCGCTTCCTGCAGGGCATGGGCGGTGCCATGATGACGCCGGTCGGGCGCCTCGTGCTGGTGCGCGCCACACCGAAGAGCGAGCTTGTCGCGGCAATGTCCTGGCTGACGGTGCCGGCGCTCGTCGGACCGCTGGTCGGCCCGCCGATCGGCGGCTTCATCACCACTTATTTCACCTGGCACTGGATCTTCCTGATCAATGTGCCGATCGGGCTGCTGGGCATCTGGCTTGCCACCCGCTTCCTGCCGGAGACGGAGTCGACCGAGACCCCGCCGCTGGATTTTCCGGGCTTCGTGCTCAGCGGGCTTGCCGCGTCGGGCATTGTTTTCGGGCTTTCTGTGATCAGCCTGCCGGCGCTGCCGCCGATCGCCGGCTTCATCACGGTGGCAGTCGGTGTCATCTCGGGCGTACTCTATCTCCTGCACGCGCGGCGCGCCAAAAACCCTCTGCTGGCGCTTGAGCTCTTCCGCAACCAGGTGTTTCGCTCCTCGGTGCTGGGCGGATCGCTGTTCCGCGTCGGCATCGGCGCGGTGCCATTCCTGCTGCCGCTGATGTTCCAGATCGGCTTCGGGCTGACGCCGTTCCAGTCCGGCATGATCACCTTCGTCTCGGCCATCGGCGCCATCGGCATGAAGTTCGTCACCGCGCTGCTTTTCCGCCTGGCAGGGTTCCGGCGGGTGCTGATCTGGGGATCGCTGATCGCCGCGGGCTCGATCGCCATCTACGGTCTCTTCACGCCGCAAACGCCCTATGCGCTGATGCTCGCGATATTGCTGGTCGGCGGCTTCATCCGCTCGATGTTCTTCACCGGCGTCAATGCACTCTCCTATGCCGAGGTCTCGGCCGCCGACACCAGCAAGGCGACGCCGATCACTGCGGTATTCCAGCAGCTCTCGATCGCGCTCGGCGTGGCGCTGGCCGGCGGCATCCTGGAAGTATCGACGTCGATCCATCGCGGGCCGCTGACGCTCAATGATTTCCACATTGCCTTCGTCATCGTCGCAGCGGTTTCGGCGGCGGCGTCGCTGACCTTCATGCGGCTGGCGCCCGATGCCGGCAATGCGGTGTCGGGCCACGGCCGGCTAACAACGCCGAAGACGCTGGAGCCGGCGGCTACGGCTGGGAAGTGA
- a CDS encoding RlmE family RNA methyltransferase: protein MTKKPEKPGSASIRVLKTRIKKKSGLKESSRRWLERHMNDPYVQRSKADGFRSRAAYKLIEIDDKHHLLKPGMKVIDLGAAPGGWCQVAAARTKSTAENPHVVGIDYLEMDAVPGAAILQLDFLDPDAPRKLSEALGGQPDVVLSDMAAPTTGHRRTDHLRTMHLCEVAADFALSVLKPGGHLLAKTFQGGAENELLSRLKQNFRSVHHVKPPASRDESVELYLLAKEFKG from the coding sequence ATGACGAAAAAGCCGGAAAAACCGGGCTCGGCCAGCATACGCGTGCTGAAGACGAGGATCAAGAAAAAGAGCGGCCTGAAGGAATCCTCGCGCCGCTGGCTCGAGCGTCACATGAATGATCCCTACGTGCAGCGCTCCAAGGCCGACGGTTTCAGGTCGCGCGCGGCCTATAAGCTGATCGAGATCGACGACAAGCATCATCTGCTGAAACCCGGCATGAAGGTGATCGACCTCGGCGCGGCGCCCGGCGGCTGGTGCCAGGTGGCGGCGGCGCGCACGAAATCGACGGCCGAGAACCCGCACGTCGTCGGTATCGACTATCTCGAAATGGACGCCGTGCCGGGCGCGGCCATCCTGCAGCTGGATTTCCTCGATCCGGACGCGCCGCGAAAGCTTTCCGAGGCGCTCGGCGGCCAGCCCGACGTCGTGCTGTCGGACATGGCCGCGCCAACAACGGGGCATCGCCGCACCGACCATTTGCGCACCATGCATCTTTGCGAGGTGGCGGCCGACTTCGCGCTTTCCGTGCTGAAGCCCGGCGGGCATTTGCTCGCCAAGACCTTCCAGGGCGGCGCGGAAAATGAGCTTCTGTCGCGGCTCAAGCAGAACTTCCGCTCGGTCCACCACGTCAAGCCGCCGGCCTCGCGGGACGAGTCCGTGGAGCTTTATCTGCTGGCGAAGGAGTTCAAGGGATAG
- a CDS encoding Ppx/GppA phosphatase family protein → MEDHDTGARAPAVGMPGASPSEPAGPSARRSERHAAEHRGARHADRPGEHQKGKTRKRRKRRRGRKVFARDENGAVALSPAPAVLPPEPAPTPPQSTPAQGAPRPPQQELPVFAALDLGTNNCRLLVAVPSRHGQFRVIDAFSRIVRLGEGLAASGRLGQAAMDRAVEALKVCGDKLRNRKIRKARLIATEACRAAQNGLEFLDRVEREAGLKLEIIDRQTEARLAVSGCGSLVERDTQGVVLFDIGGGSSEIALIDLTRGHRSPRLANHIVSWTSLPVGVVSLAERFGGRTVTRETFAAMVEDVAVRLKAFDGRDRLAHVLASPNFHLLGTSGTVTTLAGVHLDLDRYDRRRVDGLWMNRESVDRMVEKLIGWDFQQRVANPCIGADRADLVLAGCAILEAIRGVWPSERLRVADRGLREGILSELMADDGAWRR, encoded by the coding sequence GTGGAAGACCACGACACCGGCGCCAGAGCGCCGGCAGTGGGCATGCCCGGGGCTTCGCCGTCAGAACCGGCAGGCCCGTCCGCGCGGCGATCGGAGCGTCACGCGGCCGAGCATCGGGGTGCAAGGCATGCCGACCGTCCCGGCGAACACCAGAAGGGCAAGACGCGCAAGCGGCGCAAGCGCCGGCGCGGCCGCAAGGTTTTCGCCCGTGATGAAAACGGCGCCGTGGCGCTGTCCCCGGCACCCGCCGTCCTGCCGCCTGAGCCTGCGCCGACGCCGCCTCAGTCGACGCCGGCACAGGGCGCGCCGCGTCCCCCGCAGCAGGAACTGCCGGTCTTCGCCGCGCTCGATCTCGGCACCAACAATTGCCGATTGCTGGTCGCGGTGCCCAGCCGGCACGGCCAGTTTCGCGTCATCGACGCCTTCTCGCGCATCGTCAGGCTGGGCGAGGGACTTGCCGCCAGCGGCCGTCTCGGTCAAGCGGCGATGGACCGAGCCGTCGAGGCGCTCAAGGTCTGTGGCGACAAGCTGCGCAATCGCAAGATCCGCAAGGCGAGGCTGATCGCCACGGAAGCCTGCCGCGCCGCCCAGAACGGCCTCGAGTTCCTGGACAGGGTCGAGCGCGAAGCAGGCTTGAAGCTCGAGATCATCGACCGCCAGACCGAGGCCCGCCTCGCCGTTTCGGGATGCGGCTCGCTGGTCGAGCGCGACACGCAAGGCGTGGTGCTGTTCGACATCGGCGGCGGCTCCTCCGAGATCGCACTGATTGATCTTACCCGCGGCCACCGCTCGCCGCGTCTTGCCAATCACATCGTCTCCTGGACGTCGCTTCCCGTGGGTGTCGTCTCGCTCGCCGAGCGCTTCGGCGGCCGCACCGTCACGCGCGAGACCTTCGCCGCCATGGTCGAGGACGTTGCGGTGCGGCTCAAGGCGTTCGACGGGCGCGACCGGCTCGCGCATGTGCTGGCCAGCCCCAACTTCCACCTGCTCGGCACTTCCGGCACGGTGACGACGCTCGCCGGCGTCCATCTCGATCTCGATCGCTATGACCGCCGCCGCGTCGATGGACTTTGGATGAACCGCGAGAGCGTCGACCGCATGGTGGAGAAGCTGATCGGCTGGGATTTCCAGCAGCGCGTCGCCAATCCCTGCATCGGCGCCGACCGTGCCGACCTCGTGCTCGCCGGCTGCGCCATCCTGGAGGCAATCCGCGGCGTATGGCCGTCCGAGCGCCTGCGCGTCGCCGACCGCGGCTTGCGCGAGGGCATCTTGAGCGAATTGATGGCCGACGACGGCGCCTGGCGGCGCTAG